A single window of Leclercia adecarboxylata DNA harbors:
- a CDS encoding NAD(P)/FAD-dependent oxidoreductase: MTTPLKKIVIVGGGAGGLELATQLGKKLGRGKKAKVTLVDRNHSHLWKPLLHEVATGSLDEGVDALSYLAHARNHGFQFQLGSVMDINRESKTITLAELRDEKGELLVPERKLAYDTLVMALGSTSNDFNTPGVKENCIFLDNPHQARRFHQEMLNLFLKYSNNLGASGKVNIAIVGGGATGVELSAELHNAVKQLHSYGYKGLTNDALNVTLVEAGERILPALPPRISGAAHSELTKLGVRVLTQTMVTSADEHGLHTKDGEHIKADLMVWAAGIKAPDFMKEIGGLETNRINQLVVEPTLQTTRDPDIYAIGDCASCARPEGGFVPPRAQAAHQMASLALHNILAQAKGKTLKNYVYKDHGSLVSLSNFSTVGSLMGNLMRGSMMVEGRIARFVYISLYRMHQVALHGYFKTGLMMVVGSINRVIRPRLKLH, encoded by the coding sequence TTGACTACACCATTGAAAAAGATAGTGATTGTGGGTGGTGGTGCTGGCGGTCTGGAACTGGCTACGCAGCTGGGTAAGAAGCTCGGACGCGGTAAAAAAGCTAAAGTTACGCTCGTCGATCGCAACCACAGCCACCTGTGGAAACCGCTGCTGCACGAAGTGGCTACCGGTTCTCTGGATGAAGGCGTTGACGCGCTGAGCTATCTGGCGCATGCGCGCAACCACGGGTTCCAGTTCCAGCTGGGCTCGGTGATGGATATCAATCGTGAAAGCAAAACCATTACCCTGGCCGAGCTGCGCGATGAGAAGGGCGAACTTCTGGTGCCGGAGCGTAAGCTGGCTTATGACACGCTGGTGATGGCGCTGGGCAGCACCTCTAACGACTTCAATACCCCGGGCGTGAAAGAGAACTGCATCTTCCTCGACAACCCGCATCAGGCGCGTCGTTTCCATCAGGAGATGCTTAACCTGTTCCTTAAGTACTCCAATAATCTCGGCGCAAGCGGCAAGGTGAATATCGCCATCGTCGGCGGCGGCGCGACCGGCGTTGAGCTCTCTGCCGAACTGCATAACGCGGTGAAGCAGCTGCACAGCTACGGCTACAAAGGGTTAACCAACGATGCATTGAACGTGACCCTGGTGGAGGCGGGAGAGCGTATTCTGCCTGCGCTGCCGCCGCGCATCTCTGGCGCAGCCCACAGTGAGCTGACCAAACTGGGCGTACGCGTTCTGACCCAGACTATGGTCACCAGCGCCGATGAGCATGGCCTGCACACCAAAGATGGCGAACATATTAAAGCCGATCTGATGGTCTGGGCGGCGGGTATTAAAGCGCCTGATTTCATGAAAGAGATTGGCGGTCTGGAAACCAACCGCATCAACCAGCTGGTGGTAGAGCCGACGCTGCAAACTACCCGCGATCCGGACATTTATGCGATTGGCGACTGCGCCTCTTGTGCCCGCCCGGAAGGTGGATTCGTACCACCGCGCGCTCAGGCCGCTCACCAGATGGCCAGCCTGGCGCTGCATAATATTCTGGCGCAGGCGAAAGGAAAGACCCTGAAGAACTATGTCTATAAAGATCATGGTTCTCTGGTGTCACTCTCTAACTTCTCTACCGTCGGCAGCCTGATGGGCAACCTGATGCGTGGCTCGATGATGGTGGAAGGGCGTATTGCGCGCTTCGTCTACATCTCGCTGTACCGTATGCACCAGGTTGCGCTGCACGGTTACTTCAAAACCGGGCTAATGATGGTGGTAGGCAGCATCAACCGCGTGATCCGACCGCGACTGAAACTGCACTAA
- a CDS encoding glycine zipper 2TM domain-containing protein, with amino-acid sequence MNKSMVAGIGIGVVAALGVAAVASLNVFERGPQYAQVVSATPIKETVKTPRQECHNVTVTHRRPVQDENRIAGSVLGAVAGGVIGHQFGGGRGKDVATVVGALGGGYAGNQAQGALQERDTYTSTQQRCKTVYDKSEKMLGYDVTYKIGDQQGKIRMDKDPGTQIPLNSDGQLVLNNKA; translated from the coding sequence ATGAATAAATCCATGGTGGCAGGTATAGGGATTGGCGTGGTTGCCGCGTTAGGCGTGGCGGCAGTTGCCAGTCTGAATGTCTTTGAACGTGGCCCACAATACGCGCAGGTGGTTTCGGCGACACCGATTAAAGAGACGGTGAAAACACCGCGTCAGGAGTGCCATAACGTGACCGTGACGCATCGTCGTCCGGTGCAGGATGAAAACCGCATTGCCGGTTCCGTGCTTGGTGCGGTGGCAGGCGGCGTGATTGGTCATCAGTTTGGTGGCGGGCGCGGTAAAGATGTTGCCACGGTCGTGGGCGCGCTGGGCGGTGGTTATGCCGGCAATCAGGCGCAGGGAGCCCTGCAGGAGCGCGACACCTACACCTCCACGCAGCAGCGTTGTAAAACGGTGTATGACAAATCAGAGAAAATGCTCGGCTACGATGTGACATACAAAATTGGCGATCAGCAGGGCAAGATCCGGATGGATAAAGATCCCGGCACGCAAATCCCCCTCAACAGCGATGGTCAGCTGGTACTGAATAACAAAGCATAA
- a CDS encoding TetR/AcrR family transcriptional regulator: MTTDDTRCAKKSRGRPKVFDRDAALDKAMTLFWQHGYEATSLADLVAATGAKAPTLYAEFTNKEGLFRAVLDRYISRFAARHEAQLFCEEKRVEEALEDYFTAVATCFTSKDTPAGCFMINTSATLAASSQEIAHTVKSRHAMQEETLCRFLEQRQQRGEIPAQCDPQKLAQYLSCILQGMSISAREGASLEKLQTITQITLRLWPELLKA; encoded by the coding sequence ATGACAACCGATGACACGCGTTGCGCTAAAAAAAGCCGTGGCCGACCAAAAGTGTTCGACAGGGACGCGGCGCTGGATAAGGCCATGACGCTGTTCTGGCAGCATGGGTATGAAGCCACATCGCTGGCCGATCTGGTCGCAGCAACCGGGGCCAAAGCCCCTACGCTGTATGCAGAATTTACCAATAAAGAGGGGCTGTTCCGTGCGGTGCTGGATCGCTATATCAGCCGCTTCGCCGCCCGCCATGAAGCACAGCTGTTCTGCGAAGAGAAGCGTGTTGAAGAGGCGCTGGAAGATTACTTCACTGCGGTGGCGACCTGCTTTACCAGCAAAGACACGCCTGCGGGCTGTTTTATGATTAACACTTCAGCGACGCTGGCGGCATCGTCACAAGAGATCGCCCATACGGTCAAATCTCGCCATGCGATGCAGGAAGAGACGCTATGCCGGTTCTTAGAGCAGCGTCAGCAGCGCGGTGAGATCCCCGCCCAATGCGATCCGCAAAAACTTGCCCAGTATCTGAGCTGCATTTTGCAGGGGATGTCTATCAGCGCCCGGGAAGGCGCCAGCCTGGAAAAACTGCAGACCATCACGCAAATCACCCTGCGCCTGTGGCCTGAGCTCCTTAAAGCCTGA
- the bhsA gene encoding multiple stress resistance protein BhsA, which yields MKNVKTLIAAAVLSSLSFASFAAVQVQSTPADQQKVGTIAANGGTNLGSLESQLAQKADEMGAKSFRITSVSGPNTLHGTAVIYK from the coding sequence ATGAAAAACGTAAAAACGCTCATCGCCGCTGCTGTACTCAGCTCACTCTCGTTTGCCAGCTTCGCCGCTGTACAGGTTCAGTCTACCCCTGCCGATCAACAAAAAGTGGGCACTATCGCCGCAAATGGTGGGACTAACCTGGGTTCTCTGGAAAGCCAGCTAGCGCAAAAAGCGGACGAAATGGGCGCAAAATCTTTCCGTATCACCTCCGTTAGCGGTCCGAACACCCTGCACGGTACTGCGGTGATCTACAAATAA
- a CDS encoding L,D-transpeptidase family protein produces MITTSRFTRWISLVALLATLALALPARANTWPLPPPGSRLVGENRFHVVENDGGSLEAIAKKYNVGFLALLQANPGVDPYVPRAGSVLTIPLQTLLPDAPREGIVINLAELRLYYYPPGKNEVTVYPIGIGQLGGDTLTPTMVTTVSDKRANPTWTPTANIRARYKAQGIDLPAVVPAGPENPMGHHAIRLAAYGGVYLLHGTNADFGIGMRVSSGCIRLRDNDIETLFRVIQPGTKVNILNTPIKVSEEPGGVRLVEVHQPLSKQLNDDPQTLPIVLNAAQQGFKASSDEAVMERAMEARSGMPVDVTRHPEAQTL; encoded by the coding sequence ATGATAACGACTTCGCGTTTTACCCGTTGGATATCGTTGGTTGCGCTGCTCGCTACCCTGGCGCTTGCCCTACCTGCCCGGGCCAATACCTGGCCCCTTCCCCCGCCGGGCAGCCGTCTCGTGGGCGAGAACCGCTTTCACGTCGTGGAAAATGACGGCGGCTCGCTGGAAGCAATTGCCAAAAAATATAACGTCGGCTTTCTGGCGCTACTGCAGGCCAATCCCGGCGTGGATCCCTACGTTCCCCGCGCGGGCAGCGTGCTGACCATCCCGCTACAGACCCTGCTCCCCGATGCGCCGCGGGAAGGGATTGTCATTAACCTGGCCGAGCTGCGTCTTTACTATTACCCGCCGGGTAAAAATGAGGTCACGGTCTATCCAATCGGCATTGGTCAGTTGGGCGGTGATACCCTGACGCCAACCATGGTGACCACGGTGTCAGACAAGCGCGCCAACCCCACATGGACGCCAACCGCCAATATTCGCGCCCGTTATAAAGCTCAGGGCATCGATCTGCCTGCGGTGGTGCCCGCCGGACCGGAAAACCCGATGGGGCATCATGCGATCCGCCTTGCGGCCTACGGTGGGGTCTACCTGCTACACGGCACCAACGCCGATTTTGGCATCGGTATGCGCGTCAGCTCCGGCTGTATTCGCCTGCGTGACAATGACATCGAGACGCTGTTCCGCGTCATCCAGCCCGGCACCAAAGTGAATATCCTGAATACGCCGATCAAGGTGTCAGAGGAGCCCGGTGGCGTGCGGCTGGTGGAAGTACATCAACCGCTGTCGAAGCAGCTGAATGACGATCCTCAGACCCTGCCGATTGTGTTGAATGCCGCCCAGCAGGGCTTTAAAGCCAGCTCAGACGAAGCAGTGATGGAGCGCGCGATGGAAGCCCGCTCCGGCATGCCGGTGGACGTTACCCGTCATCCTGAAGCCCAGACGTTGTAA
- the mfd gene encoding transcription-repair coupling factor, which produces MPEQYRFSLPGKAGDQRQLGELTGAACATLVAEIAERHQGPVVLVAPDMQNALRLHDEIRQFTDQLVTSLADWETLPYDSFSPHQEIISSRLSTLYQLPTMQRGVLIVPVNTLMQRVCPHSYLHGHALVMKKGQRLSRDALRVQLDSAGYRHVDQVMEHGEYATRGALLDLFPMGSALPYRLDFFDDEIDSLRLFDADTQRTLEEVEAINLLPAHEFPTDKTAIELFRSQWRDKFEVKRDAEHIYQQVSKGTLPTGIEYWQPLFFSEPLPALFSYFPANTLVLNTGDLEASAHRFESETRARFENRGVDPMRPLLEPELLWLRTDELFSELKRWPRMQLKTENLPDKAANTNLAYQPLPDLAVQAQNKSPLDNLRKFLEAFTGPVIFSVESEGRREALGELLSRIKVAPKRILRLDEASGTGRYLMIGAAEHGFIDTLNNLALICESDLLGERVARRRQDSRRTINPDTLIRNLAELHPGQPIVHLEHGVGRYAGMTTLEAGGIKGEYLMLMYANDAKLYVPVSSLHLISRYAGGAEENAPLHKLGGDAWARARQKAAEKVRDVAAELLDIYAQRAAKSGYAFKHDKEQYQLFCDSFPFETTPDQAQAINAVLSDMCQPLAMDRLVCGDVGFGKTEVAMRATFLAVENNKQVAVLVPTTLLAQQHYDNFRDRFANWPVRIEMMSRFRSAKEQAQILEQASEGKIDILIGTHKLLQSDVKWKDLGLLIVDEEHRFGVRHKERIKAMRADVDILTLTATPIPRTLNMAMSGMRDLSIIATPPARRLAVKTFVREYDNLVVREAILREVLRGGQVYYLYNDVENIQKAADRLAELVPEARIAIGHGQMRERELERVMNDFHHQRFNVLVCTTIIETGIDIPTANTIIIERADHFGLAQLHQLRGRVGRSHHQAYAWLMTPHPKAMTTDAQKRLEAIASLEDLGAGFALATHDLEIRGAGELLGEDQSGSMETIGFQLYMELLENAVDALKAGREPSLEDLTSQQTEVELRMPALLPDDFIPDVNTRLSFYKRIASARDEASLDEIKVELIDRFGLLPDAARNLLDIARLRQQAQKLGIRKLEGNDKGGMIEFAEKNHVDPMWLIGLLQKQPQHYRLDGPTRLKFTQDLAERKTRMDWVRNFMRQLEENAVA; this is translated from the coding sequence ATGCCTGAACAATATCGTTTTTCCCTGCCCGGCAAAGCGGGCGACCAACGCCAGTTGGGTGAACTGACCGGGGCAGCCTGCGCCACGCTGGTTGCAGAAATTGCAGAGCGCCATCAGGGGCCGGTGGTGCTGGTCGCGCCGGACATGCAAAACGCCCTGCGCCTGCATGATGAGATCCGCCAGTTTACCGATCAGCTGGTCACCAGTCTCGCCGACTGGGAGACCCTGCCCTACGACAGCTTCTCCCCGCACCAGGAGATTATCTCCTCGCGCCTCTCCACGCTCTATCAGCTGCCCACCATGCAGCGCGGTGTGCTGATTGTGCCGGTCAATACCCTGATGCAGCGCGTCTGTCCGCACAGCTATCTGCACGGGCATGCGCTGGTGATGAAAAAGGGTCAGCGCCTGTCGCGGGATGCCCTGCGCGTCCAGCTCGACAGCGCCGGCTATCGCCATGTGGATCAGGTGATGGAGCACGGGGAGTATGCCACCCGCGGCGCCCTGCTCGATCTCTTCCCGATGGGCAGCGCGCTGCCCTATCGTCTGGATTTCTTCGATGACGAAATCGACAGCCTGCGCCTGTTTGACGCCGACACCCAGCGCACGCTGGAGGAAGTGGAGGCCATCAACCTGCTGCCAGCCCACGAGTTTCCGACTGACAAAACCGCTATCGAGCTGTTCCGCAGCCAGTGGCGCGATAAGTTTGAGGTCAAGCGCGACGCCGAGCATATCTATCAGCAGGTGAGCAAAGGCACCCTGCCGACGGGGATCGAGTACTGGCAGCCGCTGTTCTTCAGCGAGCCGCTCCCCGCCCTGTTCAGCTACTTCCCGGCTAATACCCTGGTGCTGAATACCGGCGATCTGGAGGCCAGCGCCCACCGTTTTGAGAGCGAAACCCGCGCCCGGTTTGAGAATCGCGGGGTGGATCCGATGCGCCCCCTGCTGGAGCCTGAGCTGCTGTGGCTGCGCACCGACGAGCTGTTCAGCGAGCTGAAACGCTGGCCGCGCATGCAGCTCAAAACCGAAAACCTGCCGGATAAAGCCGCTAATACCAATCTGGCGTATCAGCCGCTGCCGGACCTCGCGGTGCAGGCGCAGAATAAATCCCCGCTGGACAACCTGCGTAAATTCCTCGAAGCCTTTACCGGCCCGGTGATCTTCTCCGTCGAAAGCGAAGGCCGTCGCGAAGCGCTGGGCGAGCTGCTCAGCCGCATCAAAGTGGCGCCGAAGCGGATCCTGCGTCTGGACGAGGCCAGCGGCACCGGTCGCTATCTGATGATTGGTGCCGCCGAGCACGGCTTTATTGATACGCTCAATAACCTGGCGCTGATCTGCGAAAGCGACCTGCTGGGCGAGCGCGTGGCGCGCCGCCGCCAGGACAGCCGCCGCACCATCAACCCGGATACGCTGATCCGTAACCTGGCGGAGCTGCACCCCGGCCAGCCGATTGTCCATCTCGAGCATGGCGTGGGACGTTATGCGGGAATGACCACCCTGGAAGCCGGGGGCATCAAGGGCGAATACCTGATGCTGATGTACGCCAACGACGCCAAACTCTATGTGCCGGTGTCGTCCCTGCATCTAATCAGCCGCTACGCGGGCGGCGCGGAAGAGAATGCGCCTCTGCATAAACTTGGCGGTGACGCCTGGGCGCGGGCGCGGCAGAAAGCGGCGGAAAAAGTACGCGACGTGGCGGCAGAGCTGCTGGATATTTACGCCCAGCGCGCGGCCAAGTCCGGCTACGCCTTTAAACACGATAAAGAGCAGTACCAGCTGTTCTGCGACAGCTTCCCGTTTGAAACTACGCCGGACCAGGCCCAGGCGATCAATGCCGTGCTCAGCGACATGTGCCAGCCGCTGGCGATGGACCGGCTGGTGTGCGGCGACGTGGGCTTCGGGAAAACCGAAGTGGCGATGCGCGCCACCTTCCTCGCGGTTGAGAACAACAAGCAGGTGGCCGTGCTGGTGCCGACCACCCTGCTGGCGCAGCAGCACTACGATAACTTCCGCGACCGCTTTGCCAACTGGCCGGTGCGCATTGAGATGATGTCGCGTTTCCGCAGCGCCAAAGAGCAGGCTCAGATCCTGGAGCAGGCCAGCGAGGGCAAAATCGATATTCTCATCGGCACCCATAAGCTGCTGCAGAGCGACGTGAAGTGGAAAGATCTGGGGCTGTTAATTGTCGATGAAGAGCATCGCTTTGGCGTGCGCCACAAAGAGCGGATCAAAGCGATGCGTGCCGATGTCGACATCCTGACCCTCACCGCCACGCCGATCCCGCGCACCCTGAACATGGCAATGAGCGGCATGCGCGATCTGTCGATTATCGCCACCCCGCCGGCCCGTCGCCTGGCGGTGAAAACCTTTGTCCGTGAATACGATAACCTGGTGGTGCGCGAGGCGATCCTGCGTGAAGTCCTGCGCGGTGGCCAGGTCTATTATCTCTACAACGATGTGGAAAATATTCAGAAAGCGGCCGACCGGCTGGCAGAGCTGGTGCCGGAGGCGCGGATCGCCATCGGCCACGGGCAGATGCGCGAGCGCGAGCTGGAGCGGGTGATGAACGACTTCCACCACCAGCGGTTTAACGTGCTGGTGTGTACCACGATCATCGAAACCGGGATCGATATTCCTACCGCCAATACCATCATCATTGAGCGGGCGGATCACTTCGGCCTGGCGCAGCTCCACCAGCTGCGTGGTCGAGTCGGCCGTTCACACCATCAGGCCTATGCCTGGCTGATGACTCCACATCCGAAAGCGATGACTACCGATGCGCAAAAACGTCTCGAAGCCATCGCCTCGCTGGAAGATCTGGGGGCCGGCTTTGCGCTGGCGACGCACGATCTCGAGATCCGCGGCGCGGGTGAGCTGCTGGGTGAAGATCAGAGCGGATCGATGGAAACCATCGGCTTCCAGCTGTATATGGAGCTGCTGGAAAATGCCGTCGATGCCCTGAAGGCGGGGCGCGAGCCGTCGCTGGAAGATCTCACCAGCCAGCAGACGGAGGTGGAGCTGCGGATGCCGGCCCTGCTGCCGGATGACTTTATCCCGGATGTTAATACGCGTCTGTCATTCTATAAACGCATTGCCAGCGCCAGGGACGAAGCCAGCCTCGACGAGATTAAGGTGGAGCTGATTGACCGCTTTGGCCTGCTGCCGGATGCGGCGCGTAACCTGCTGGATATCGCCCGTTTACGCCAGCAGGCGCAGAAGCTGGGGATCCGCAAGCTGGAGGGGAATGACAAAGGCGGCATGATTGAGTTTGCCGAGAAGAATCATGTCGATCCGATGTGGCTGATTGGTCTGCTGCAGAAACAGCCTCAGCACTACCGTCTGGACGGTCCAACGCGTCTGAAATTCACCCAGGATCTGGCGGAACGGAAAACCCGCATGGACTGGGTTCGTAACTTTATGCGACAGCTCGAAGAGAACGCCGTCGCCTGA
- a CDS encoding acyltransferase family protein encodes MKQKALWINQIKGLCICLVVIYHSVITFYPHLEALHAPLSVLLAKCWVTFNLYLAPFRMPVFFFISGYLVRRYIDEVEWKTCLDKRLWSIIWVLALWGVLQWQALTHLNAWLAPERDLNTASNAAYADSLSGFITGMLTASTSLWYLYALVVYFTLCKLLSRWKLPLIGLLALASIAINFLPLPWWGMNSVVRNMIYYSLGAWYGVQLMAWMQARVWRRDALAVAAFGVVSVVLWFVGVPLPLSLLSILLIMALFYRLEQRFAVGPDNLLNVVGSNTIAIYTTHRILIEGVSLVMIHQLNSGAWPVWAELTLVLFYPFASLLVCTLVGLGARKLSSALTGDFFFTPPARLTPVQATR; translated from the coding sequence ATGAAACAAAAAGCACTATGGATTAACCAGATAAAGGGGCTGTGCATTTGCCTGGTGGTGATTTACCACTCGGTGATCACCTTTTATCCCCACCTCGAGGCGCTGCACGCCCCGCTTTCGGTGCTGCTCGCCAAATGCTGGGTGACGTTCAATCTTTATCTCGCCCCCTTCCGCATGCCGGTGTTCTTCTTTATCTCAGGGTATCTGGTCCGGCGCTATATTGACGAGGTTGAGTGGAAAACCTGCCTCGACAAACGGCTCTGGAGCATTATCTGGGTCCTGGCGCTGTGGGGTGTGTTGCAGTGGCAGGCCCTGACCCATCTCAACGCGTGGCTGGCGCCGGAGCGGGATCTTAATACCGCGTCGAACGCCGCCTATGCCGACTCGCTGAGCGGCTTTATCACCGGGATGCTCACCGCCAGCACCAGCCTGTGGTACCTCTACGCCCTGGTAGTCTATTTCACCCTCTGCAAGCTGCTGAGCCGCTGGAAGCTGCCGCTTATCGGGCTGCTGGCGCTGGCCAGCATCGCGATCAACTTCCTGCCGCTGCCGTGGTGGGGGATGAACAGCGTGGTGCGCAATATGATTTATTACAGCCTCGGCGCCTGGTATGGCGTGCAGCTGATGGCGTGGATGCAGGCCCGGGTGTGGCGGCGTGATGCGCTGGCGGTGGCGGCGTTCGGAGTGGTCTCCGTCGTGCTGTGGTTCGTCGGCGTTCCCCTGCCGCTGTCGCTGCTGTCGATCCTGCTGATCATGGCCCTTTTCTACCGCCTTGAGCAGCGGTTTGCCGTCGGGCCTGATAACCTGCTGAACGTGGTGGGCTCGAACACCATTGCCATCTATACCACTCACCGCATCCTGATCGAAGGGGTCAGCCTGGTCATGATCCACCAGCTGAACAGCGGGGCATGGCCGGTATGGGCGGAGCTGACGCTGGTGCTGTTCTATCCCTTTGCCAGCCTGCTGGTCTGCACCCTCGTGGGGCTGGGGGCGCGTAAACTCTCCAGTGCGCTGACCGGGGATTTCTTCTTTACCCCGCCTGCCCGCCTGACGCCGGTTCAGGCCACGCGCTAG
- the lolC gene encoding lipoprotein-releasing ABC transporter permease subunit LolC produces the protein MYQPVALFIGLRYMRGRAADRFGRFVSWLSTIGITLGVMALVTVLSVMNGFERELQNNILGLMPQAILSSSSGSVNPQQLPESAVKLQGVSRVAPITSGDVVLQSARSVAVGVMLGIDPAQKDPLTPWLVNVKQSDLAPGQYNVILGEQLAGQLGVNRGDRLRVMVPSASQFTPMGRLPSQRLFNVIGTFAANSEVDGYQMLVNIQDASRLMRYPLGNITGWRLWLNEPLKVDVLSQQTLPDGTKWQDWRERKGELFQAVRMEKNMMGLLLSLIVAVAAFNIITSLGLMVMEKQGEVAILQTQGLTPRQIMAVFMVQGASAGIVGALLGAVLGTLLASQLNNLMPIIGALLDGAALPVAIEPLQVVGIALVAMVIALLSTLYPSWRAAATQPAEALRYE, from the coding sequence ATGTACCAACCTGTCGCACTTTTCATAGGCTTACGTTACATGCGTGGGCGCGCCGCGGACCGTTTCGGTCGCTTTGTCTCCTGGCTTTCAACCATTGGCATTACGCTTGGCGTGATGGCGCTGGTGACGGTTCTCTCCGTCATGAACGGCTTTGAGCGCGAGCTGCAAAATAACATTCTGGGGCTGATGCCGCAGGCTATCCTCTCATCCAGCAGCGGGTCGGTGAACCCGCAGCAGTTGCCAGAAAGCGCCGTTAAGCTGCAGGGCGTAAGCCGCGTGGCGCCGATCACCTCCGGTGACGTGGTGCTGCAGAGCGCGCGCAGCGTGGCGGTGGGGGTGATGCTCGGTATCGACCCGGCGCAAAAAGATCCCCTCACGCCCTGGCTGGTCAACGTCAAACAGAGCGATCTGGCTCCCGGCCAGTACAACGTGATCCTTGGCGAACAGCTTGCCGGTCAGCTCGGCGTTAACCGCGGCGATCGGCTGCGGGTGATGGTCCCTTCCGCCAGCCAGTTCACCCCGATGGGGCGTCTGCCAAGCCAGCGCCTGTTTAATGTCATCGGCACCTTCGCCGCCAACAGCGAAGTGGACGGCTACCAGATGCTGGTCAACATCCAGGACGCGTCGCGCCTGATGCGCTACCCGCTCGGGAATATCACCGGCTGGCGTCTGTGGCTCAACGAACCGCTGAAGGTGGATGTCCTGAGCCAGCAAACGCTGCCGGACGGTACCAAATGGCAGGACTGGCGCGAACGTAAGGGCGAGCTGTTCCAGGCCGTGCGCATGGAAAAGAACATGATGGGCCTGCTGCTGAGCCTGATTGTGGCGGTCGCCGCGTTTAACATTATTACTTCGCTCGGCCTGATGGTGATGGAGAAGCAGGGCGAAGTGGCCATCCTGCAAACCCAGGGCCTCACGCCGCGGCAGATCATGGCGGTATTTATGGTCCAGGGCGCCAGCGCCGGGATTGTCGGCGCGCTGCTTGGCGCGGTACTCGGCACCCTGCTCGCCAGCCAGCTCAACAATCTGATGCCGATCATCGGCGCGCTGCTCGACGGCGCGGCACTGCCGGTCGCCATTGAGCCGCTGCAGGTTGTGGGCATCGCCCTGGTGGCGATGGTTATTGCCTTACTCTCCACGCTTTATCCTTCATGGCGCGCTGCCGCCACCCAACCCGCTGAGGCTTTACGTTATGAATAA
- the lolD gene encoding lipoprotein-releasing ABC transporter ATP-binding protein LolD: MNKILLQCDNLCKRYQEGTVQTDVLHNVSFSVGEGEMMAIVGTSGSGKSTLLHLLGGLDTPTSGDVVFSGTPLSTMSSSAKADLRNRSLGFIYQFHHLLPDFTALENVAMPLLIGKKKPAEINARASDMLKAVGLGHRGNHRPSELSGGERQRVAIARALVNNPRLVLADEPTGNLDARNADSIFQLLGELNASQGTAFLVVTHDLQLAKRMSRQLEMRDGHLNTELTLMGAD, encoded by the coding sequence ATGAATAAGATCCTGTTGCAATGCGACAACCTGTGCAAACGCTATCAGGAAGGCACGGTGCAGACGGATGTCCTGCACAATGTCAGCTTCAGCGTCGGGGAAGGGGAGATGATGGCTATCGTCGGCACCTCCGGCTCCGGGAAAAGTACCTTACTACACCTGCTCGGCGGGCTGGATACGCCAACTTCCGGCGACGTGGTCTTCTCCGGCACCCCGCTGAGTACGATGTCATCGAGCGCCAAAGCCGATCTGCGTAACCGCTCTCTGGGCTTTATCTACCAGTTCCACCACCTGCTGCCGGACTTTACGGCGCTGGAAAACGTGGCGATGCCGCTGCTGATCGGCAAAAAGAAACCGGCTGAAATTAACGCCCGCGCCAGCGATATGCTGAAAGCGGTCGGCCTCGGCCATCGCGGTAATCATCGTCCGTCTGAACTTTCCGGCGGCGAGCGTCAGCGTGTGGCGATTGCCCGCGCGCTGGTCAACAACCCGCGCCTGGTGCTGGCGGATGAACCGACCGGTAACCTCGATGCCCGCAACGCGGACAGCATCTTCCAGCTGCTGGGGGAGCTGAACGCCTCCCAGGGTACTGCGTTTCTGGTGGTGACCCACGACCTGCAGCTGGCAAAACGCATGTCCCGCCAGCTGGAGATGCGTGATGGGCACCTGAATACCGAGCTGACCCTGATGGGAGCGGATTGA